Proteins from one Streptobacillus canis genomic window:
- a CDS encoding glycoside hydrolase family 1 protein, with protein sequence MRKILWGGAISSSQYEGDFHNRGMDSQDCRMYIPRTDNNTVKTRLLTKQRVLDAIKDKDHQKYPFRYGSKGIEFFEEDIRLIKELKPDIFRFSISWSRIFPNGDDEIPNEEGLKYYDKLITELYNNNIKIFLTINHYAIPVNLILKYGSWKNREMINIYMRLVELIFDRWGKYIEVFLPINEINTGFFSPFNGIGLMKENDEEVYDENVIFQSLHHQFIASAKAIELGRKKTRAKFTCMFACFCYYPNSANPLDNIKKLKEEQINQWLYPDVLVRGYYPSYVKEYFEENNIKIEMLEEDEKLLKENTADYVSFSYYQSGVISVEESEKTAGNLVLTTKNKYLKANDWGWQIDPVGLRISLNNIYDRYQKPVIISENGLGHKDILNDDKTINDDYRISYLNDHFIEIKKAIKDGVDIHSYLMWGIIDIVSAGSCEMDKRYGVVYVDANNNCEGTYRRYPKNSFSWYKEFIKNERREINE encoded by the coding sequence ATGAGAAAAATTTTATGGGGAGGAGCAATTTCTTCGAGTCAATATGAAGGAGATTTTCATAATAGAGGAATGGATAGTCAAGATTGTAGAATGTATATTCCAAGAACTGATAACAATACAGTTAAAACAAGATTACTGACTAAGCAAAGAGTTTTAGACGCTATTAAAGACAAAGATCATCAAAAATATCCTTTTAGGTATGGAAGCAAAGGAATAGAATTTTTTGAAGAAGATATTAGGTTGATAAAAGAATTAAAACCAGATATTTTTAGATTTTCAATTTCATGGTCAAGGATATTTCCAAATGGGGATGATGAAATTCCAAATGAAGAAGGACTAAAATATTATGATAAACTTATTACTGAATTATATAACAATAATATAAAAATATTTTTGACAATAAATCATTATGCTATTCCAGTTAATTTGATATTGAAATACGGATCATGGAAAAATAGGGAAATGATAAACATATATATGAGGTTAGTAGAATTAATTTTTGATAGATGGGGTAAATACATAGAAGTATTTTTACCTATTAATGAAATTAATACAGGATTTTTTAGTCCATTTAATGGTATCGGTTTGATGAAAGAAAATGATGAGGAAGTATATGATGAAAATGTTATCTTCCAATCGTTACATCATCAATTTATTGCAAGTGCAAAAGCGATAGAGTTAGGAAGAAAGAAAACGAGAGCAAAATTTACATGTATGTTTGCTTGTTTCTGTTATTATCCAAATAGTGCGAATCCTTTAGATAATATAAAGAAACTAAAAGAAGAACAGATTAATCAATGGCTTTATCCTGATGTATTAGTAAGAGGGTATTATCCAAGTTATGTTAAAGAGTATTTTGAAGAAAATAATATCAAGATAGAAATGCTAGAAGAAGATGAAAAATTGTTAAAAGAAAATACGGCAGATTATGTAAGTTTTTCATATTATCAATCTGGAGTTATAAGTGTCGAAGAATCAGAAAAAACAGCAGGGAATTTAGTCTTAACAACAAAGAATAAGTATTTAAAAGCAAATGACTGGGGATGGCAAATTGATCCTGTAGGATTAAGAATATCATTAAATAATATTTATGATAGGTATCAAAAACCAGTTATAATTTCAGAAAATGGTCTAGGTCATAAGGATATATTAAATGATGATAAAACTATAAATGATGATTACAGAATTAGTTATTTAAATGATCATTTTATAGAAATAAAAAAAGCTATTAAAGATGGAGTTGATATACATAGTTACCTTATGTGGGGAATTATAGATATAGTATCTGCAGGTAGTTGTGAGATGGATAAAAGATATGGAGTAGTATAC
- a CDS encoding DeoR/GlpR family DNA-binding transcription regulator — translation MIKIQRHNKIIELLKISGTITISQLSKEFNCSEETIRKDLIELENNSKLKRTHGGAYIEHSFDKGIPLELRETLMKKEKKYIAELAIKHIKNHSSIILDSSTTCIELAKKIYESDLEITIITNSLQIANIFLKSNHVKLIILPGTLNSKYNSMFDLHTLTFLENIKADISFISFPTINIEFGYGDNSIENLKVREKMLSNSKIKIVLLDSTKFNDDSAVFFTKIKNTDIIVTDKKIDKKWVVFFKKNNINIVY, via the coding sequence ATGATAAAAATCCAAAGACATAATAAAATCATTGAACTTCTTAAAATCTCAGGAACTATAACTATATCTCAATTATCTAAAGAATTTAATTGTAGTGAAGAAACTATTAGAAAAGATTTAATAGAACTTGAAAATAATTCAAAATTAAAAAGAACACATGGAGGAGCATATATCGAACATAGTTTTGATAAAGGTATTCCTTTAGAACTAAGAGAAACTTTAATGAAAAAAGAAAAAAAATATATTGCTGAACTTGCTATAAAACATATTAAAAATCATAGCAGTATAATTCTAGATTCTAGTACAACTTGTATAGAACTTGCAAAAAAAATTTATGAATCTGACTTAGAAATTACAATAATCACAAATTCATTACAAATTGCTAATATATTTTTAAAATCTAATCATGTAAAATTAATTATTTTACCTGGAACTTTAAATTCTAAGTATAATTCTATGTTTGATTTACATACTCTAACATTTTTAGAAAATATTAAAGCTGATATTTCATTTATTAGTTTCCCCACTATAAATATTGAATTTGGATATGGCGATAATAGTATAGAAAATCTAAAAGTTAGAGAAAAAATGCTATCAAATTCAAAAATAAAAATAGTTCTTTTAGATTCAACTAAATTCAATGATGATTCAGCTGTATTTTTTACTAAAATAAAGAATACAGATATCATAGTAACAGATAAAAAAATAGATAAAAAATGGGTTGTTTTTTTTAAAAAAAATAATATAAATATAGTCTATTAA
- a CDS encoding APC family permease has product MKKLNLTELLIMGVGQIIGSGIMVLLGIAIGMTGKGVAISFLVAGVIVIIPTIAVAALGSAIPNSGGMYTYVRDLIGSKTAFFYVALLVFGQFILAQYAIGFADFASQLWPSINTTILAAIVMTFVFIANLRGLKTSVLIQRGVVFVLVISLIAFVFYGLPQVEDVSSFFVKDNVMPNGLATFLSASVLVRFALIGAEFLSEFGGDCENPGRDIPIAMIISTLLVSCLYFLIAIVAAGVLPIEEIKFQNLGVVAKQILPGWMYLVFMIGGGMAALLSSLNAIFSWATKGIKAAIKDGWLPEKMAEENKKYNTPHYLLLMYYIVGMIPIILGKEIRAISVIGTNIGLIFSIFPVIAVMFLISKKPEAYKNAKFKLPVWAMYVIPAISIMIYLIGFFSSWDFLKSEGALIPMAVFCVLVFIYTWLREPFIKNKKNN; this is encoded by the coding sequence ATGAAAAAGTTAAATCTAACTGAACTTTTAATTATGGGAGTTGGTCAAATTATTGGTTCAGGAATTATGGTTTTACTTGGAATAGCCATCGGAATGACAGGAAAAGGTGTAGCTATTTCATTTTTAGTGGCTGGAGTAATAGTTATTATTCCAACTATAGCAGTAGCTGCTTTAGGATCTGCAATACCAAATTCTGGGGGTATGTATACATATGTTAGGGATCTTATAGGTAGTAAAACAGCCTTTTTCTATGTTGCATTATTAGTTTTTGGTCAGTTTATATTAGCTCAATATGCAATTGGATTTGCAGATTTTGCTTCTCAGTTATGGCCAAGTATTAATACGACTATTTTAGCTGCAATTGTTATGACTTTTGTATTTATTGCTAATTTAAGAGGACTTAAAACCTCTGTTTTAATTCAAAGAGGAGTTGTATTTGTATTAGTGATATCTTTAATAGCTTTTGTATTTTATGGATTACCTCAAGTTGAAGATGTAAGTTCATTTTTTGTAAAAGATAATGTAATGCCTAATGGATTAGCAACATTCTTATCAGCTTCAGTTTTAGTAAGATTTGCATTAATAGGTGCAGAATTCTTATCAGAATTTGGAGGAGATTGTGAAAATCCAGGGAGAGATATACCAATAGCAATGATAATTTCAACTTTATTAGTTTCATGTTTATATTTCCTAATAGCAATAGTTGCAGCAGGAGTACTTCCTATAGAAGAAATAAAATTCCAAAATTTAGGTGTTGTTGCAAAACAAATACTTCCAGGATGGATGTATTTAGTATTTATGATTGGTGGAGGAATGGCAGCATTACTTTCTTCATTAAATGCAATTTTTTCTTGGGCAACTAAAGGAATAAAAGCAGCTATTAAAGATGGATGGTTACCTGAAAAGATGGCTGAAGAAAATAAAAAATATAATACACCACATTATTTATTATTAATGTATTATATAGTGGGTATGATTCCAATAATATTAGGAAAAGAAATAAGAGCAATTTCTGTTATTGGAACAAATATTGGATTAATATTTTCAATATTCCCAGTAATAGCTGTGATGTTTTTAATTAGTAAAAAACCTGAAGCATATAAAAATGCTAAATTTAAATTACCAGTATGGGCAATGTATGTAATACCAGCAATAAGTATTATGATATATTTAATAGGATTCTTCTCAAGTTGGGATTTCTTGAAAAGTGAAGGAGCACTAATTCCAATGGCAGTATTTTGTGTTTTAGTATTTATATATACTTGGTTAAGAGAGCCTTTTATAAAAAATAAAAAAAATAATTAG
- a CDS encoding nucleoside phosphorylase has translation MEELLPGIRLKKGDIEERVLVCGDPFRAKMLAERLDNMKCLAQGREYWTYYGEYKGVPINISSHGVGASGAMLSFISLIKGGAKVLLRLGTCGSLNSNIKAGDIVIATAAAKEEGVSNIYVPVSFPAVADLDVTNKLIEISKKTGIKVHNGIIVTQGAFYGGLLETNTELQAKAGAIALEMEVAALYTAASMYGVKSGSILAVDGNALAVLNSAEDNDPDPELLKNTVEKCAEIALDALINIKL, from the coding sequence ATGGAAGAATTATTACCAGGAATTAGATTAAAAAAAGGGGATATAGAAGAAAGAGTTTTGGTTTGTGGAGATCCATTTAGAGCAAAAATGTTAGCAGAAAGATTAGATAATATGAAATGTTTAGCTCAAGGTAGAGAATATTGGACATATTATGGAGAATATAAAGGAGTTCCGATAAATATATCTTCTCATGGTGTTGGAGCAAGTGGAGCAATGTTATCATTTATTAGTCTTATTAAAGGTGGTGCAAAAGTATTATTGAGACTTGGAACTTGTGGTTCTTTAAATTCTAATATTAAGGCTGGAGATATAGTTATAGCAACAGCAGCAGCAAAAGAAGAGGGAGTATCTAATATATATGTTCCAGTATCATTTCCTGCAGTAGCTGACTTAGATGTAACAAATAAATTAATTGAAATTTCAAAAAAAACTGGAATAAAAGTACATAATGGTATAATAGTTACTCAAGGAGCTTTCTATGGAGGACTTTTAGAAACCAATACTGAACTTCAAGCTAAAGCAGGAGCAATAGCACTTGAAATGGAAGTAGCTGCTCTTTATACAGCAGCTAGTATGTACGGAGTTAAATCAGGTTCTATATTAGCAGTAGATGGTAATGCTTTAGCGGTATTAAATTCTGCAGAAGATAATGATCCAGATCCTGAACTTTTAAAAAATACAGTTGAAAAATGTGCAGAAATTGCACTTGATGCATTAATTAATATTAAATTATAG
- the mtnK gene encoding S-methyl-5-thioribose kinase, with amino-acid sequence MNKYSKHFLLDLETVKEYIKDNVNFFEKDENLISSEIGDGNINYVFRVRGEKSNKSIIVKQADKLLRSSGRPLDLNRNKIEYLILKIESELCPSYIPKIYHYDENMYALVMEDIGEYKNLRTEFLNDKMFLNFANEISTFLVDSLLPTTDLVLPRDIKKERVKEFVNVELCDISEDLVFTEPYYNYKNRNIITNENLEYFENLLYKDEKLHKEVAVLRNKFMNYAQGLIHGDLHSGSIFINEKGIKIIDPEFAFYGPIGYDIGNVIGNLFFAYANAFYERENKEFVSYISNTIKDILDMFIDKFSKKYDEIVTFPLYKVEEFKKEYMENVISDSIGYAATEIIRRTVGDAKVKEVSAVSDINKKIKLERSLVELGIFLIKNRKGITNGEMLINLSEKFFK; translated from the coding sequence ATGAATAAATATTCAAAACATTTTTTATTAGATTTAGAAACAGTAAAAGAATATATTAAAGATAATGTTAATTTTTTTGAAAAAGATGAAAATTTAATCTCTAGTGAAATAGGAGATGGAAATATAAATTACGTATTTAGAGTAAGAGGTGAAAAAAGTAATAAATCTATTATTGTAAAACAAGCAGATAAATTACTTCGCTCATCAGGAAGACCTTTAGATTTAAATAGAAATAAAATAGAATATTTAATTTTGAAGATTGAATCTGAATTATGTCCAAGCTATATACCTAAAATTTATCATTATGATGAAAATATGTATGCTCTTGTAATGGAAGATATAGGAGAGTATAAAAATTTAAGAACAGAGTTTTTAAATGATAAAATGTTTTTAAATTTTGCAAATGAAATATCGACATTTTTAGTAGATTCTTTATTACCTACAACAGATTTAGTTTTACCAAGAGATATAAAAAAAGAAAGAGTTAAAGAATTTGTAAATGTTGAACTTTGTGATATCTCTGAAGATTTAGTGTTTACAGAACCATATTATAATTATAAAAATAGAAATATAATAACAAATGAAAATTTAGAATATTTTGAAAATCTTTTATATAAAGATGAAAAATTACATAAAGAGGTTGCAGTTTTAAGAAATAAATTTATGAATTATGCTCAAGGGTTAATACATGGTGATTTACATTCAGGTTCTATATTTATTAATGAAAAGGGAATAAAAATTATAGATCCAGAATTTGCATTTTATGGCCCAATAGGTTATGATATAGGAAATGTTATAGGAAATTTATTTTTTGCATATGCAAATGCTTTTTATGAAAGAGAAAATAAAGAATTTGTATCGTATATTAGTAATACAATAAAAGATATTTTAGATATGTTTATAGATAAATTTTCTAAAAAATATGATGAAATAGTTACTTTTCCTTTATATAAAGTAGAAGAATTTAAAAAAGAATATATGGAAAATGTTATTTCTGATTCTATAGGGTATGCTGCTACAGAAATTATTAGAAGAACTGTAGGAGATGCTAAGGTAAAAGAAGTAAGCGCAGTAAGTGACATTAATAAAAAAATAAAATTAGAAAGATCTTTAGTAGAATTAGGAATATTTTTAATTAAAAATAGAAAAGGCATTACTAATGGAGAAATGTTAATAAATTTATCAGAAAAATTTTTTAAGTAA
- a CDS encoding Na+/H+ antiporter NhaC family protein, producing the protein MKKGSFIGLIPLLTFLIVYFIMGIATGDFSNFPLLIGMFLASGISLFLNSPVSKKMSFSERVDLFCRGGGEQTLILMVIIYMLAGAFYSVAGAMHATDTVTNIGISVLPVKLILPGLFIIGCILSFAMGTSMGTVAALMPIAVNIAQKTNVSMALVAGIVVGGAMFGDNLSFISDTTIAATTTQNINMKDKFKANLFMVLPAVIITIIGLALWPVNAASIDASGAINYINLVPYILIISLSLFGVHVIPSMTISVLSGVLIGIIHSDFTFVESFKIIHRGMGWMQDMAIIAIFVGGLVEIMKYLGGIDWLLNKLSSGMKTRVGAELSIAALVSLVDLATTNNTIAIISVGPIAKDISKEFDITPQKTASILDIFSSAFNGLMPYAGQLLTAGAIAQISPASIIPYVWYSILMIVFGVLFIVMGVPFKKN; encoded by the coding sequence ATGAAAAAAGGTAGTTTTATTGGATTAATTCCATTATTAACATTTTTAATTGTTTATTTTATTATGGGAATAGCAACAGGGGATTTTAGTAACTTTCCCTTACTTATAGGAATGTTTTTAGCATCAGGAATTTCTTTATTTCTAAATAGTCCTGTATCTAAAAAAATGAGTTTTAGTGAAAGAGTTGATCTTTTTTGTAGAGGTGGAGGAGAACAAACTCTAATATTGATGGTAATAATATATATGTTAGCTGGAGCATTCTATTCAGTAGCGGGAGCAATGCACGCTACAGATACTGTTACAAATATAGGGATTAGTGTTTTACCAGTTAAATTAATTTTACCAGGATTATTCATCATAGGGTGTATATTAAGTTTTGCTATGGGAACTTCAATGGGAACTGTTGCAGCTTTAATGCCTATAGCTGTAAATATTGCTCAAAAAACTAATGTTTCAATGGCTTTAGTTGCTGGAATAGTAGTTGGTGGAGCGATGTTTGGAGATAATTTATCATTTATATCTGATACTACAATTGCAGCTACAACAACTCAAAATATAAATATGAAAGATAAATTTAAAGCAAATTTATTTATGGTATTACCAGCAGTTATAATAACAATAATTGGATTAGCATTATGGCCAGTAAATGCTGCTTCTATAGATGCAAGTGGAGCGATTAACTATATTAATTTAGTGCCATATATTTTAATAATTTCTTTATCATTATTTGGAGTACATGTAATACCAAGTATGACAATTTCAGTTTTATCAGGAGTTTTAATAGGAATAATTCATTCAGATTTTACTTTTGTTGAATCATTTAAAATAATTCATAGAGGTATGGGTTGGATGCAAGATATGGCTATAATAGCAATTTTTGTTGGTGGATTAGTTGAAATAATGAAATATTTAGGTGGAATAGATTGGCTTCTTAATAAATTATCAAGTGGAATGAAAACAAGAGTTGGTGCAGAATTGAGTATAGCGGCATTAGTTTCACTTGTAGATTTAGCAACAACTAATAATACAATAGCAATAATATCAGTTGGACCTATAGCTAAAGATATATCTAAAGAATTTGATATTACTCCTCAAAAAACAGCAAGTATATTAGATATTTTTTCATCAGCATTTAATGGTTTAATGCCTTATGCTGGACAACTTTTAACAGCAGGAGCTATAGCTCAAATATCCCCTGCATCAATAATTCCATATGTATGGTATTCAATATTGATGATAGTATTTGGTGTTTTATTTATAGTTATGGGTGTGCCTTTCAAAAAAAATTAG
- a CDS encoding iron-containing alcohol dehydrogenase, with product MLDFNFMNDSKIIFGVNSLTYLKENLEKYDVKNLLIITSGDFIKDLGIYDEVIKTCSELNINYFYENRVVANPKVELVRELVDICKDENIDFILAIGGGSSIDTAKAVAVGAKSDIDVWNFYMYKDVPTEALPIGVISTIASSGSETSNASILSSSDNKLGIEYDFLIPRFAILNPEYLKGLPNFFLFSGIADISSHLLERYFTMEKNVDTTDYMIEGMLKSLFLNADRLLKDKTDINALGEIFFISVIGHNNLLDSGRISDWASHRIEHEISHEYNIIHGEGMALVLPAYIRYMSKEAPDKFAQLANRLFDIDYNNYTKEEMALILADKLEEKYISFGLRTRLSKFDITSDKFELMALKATKNDGMKIGHYIPLSSKEIIKILNLAI from the coding sequence ATGTTAGATTTTAATTTTATGAATGATTCAAAAATAATATTTGGGGTAAATTCATTAACTTATCTAAAGGAAAATTTAGAAAAATATGATGTTAAAAATTTATTGATAATTACAAGTGGTGATTTTATAAAAGATTTAGGTATTTATGATGAAGTTATTAAAACATGTTCAGAATTAAATATAAATTATTTTTATGAAAATAGAGTTGTTGCAAATCCAAAAGTTGAACTTGTGAGAGAATTAGTTGATATATGTAAAGATGAAAATATTGATTTTATACTTGCTATAGGAGGTGGATCAAGTATTGACACAGCAAAAGCAGTTGCAGTAGGAGCTAAAAGTGATATAGATGTATGGAATTTTTATATGTATAAGGACGTACCAACAGAGGCCTTACCTATAGGAGTTATTTCGACAATAGCTTCAAGTGGCTCTGAAACATCAAACGCTTCAATTTTATCAAGTTCAGATAATAAATTAGGAATAGAATATGACTTTTTAATTCCAAGATTTGCTATACTTAATCCAGAATACTTAAAAGGATTACCTAATTTCTTCTTATTTTCAGGAATAGCAGATATTTCTTCACATTTATTAGAAAGATATTTCACTATGGAAAAAAATGTTGACACAACAGATTATATGATAGAAGGAATGTTGAAATCTTTATTTTTAAATGCAGATAGATTATTAAAAGATAAAACAGATATTAATGCGTTAGGAGAAATTTTCTTTATTTCAGTAATTGGACATAATAATTTATTAGATTCAGGTAGAATTTCTGATTGGGCAAGTCATAGAATAGAACATGAAATATCTCATGAATATAATATAATTCACGGAGAAGGAATGGCACTTGTATTACCAGCATATATTAGATACATGTCTAAAGAGGCTCCTGATAAATTTGCACAGCTTGCAAATAGATTGTTTGATATAGATTATAATAATTATACAAAAGAAGAAATGGCTTTAATTTTAGCAGATAAATTAGAAGAAAAATATATATCTTTTGGTCTTAGAACGAGACTTTCAAAATTTGATATAACTAGTGATAAGTTTGAATTAATGGCATTAAAGGCAACTAAAAATGATGGAATGAAAATAGGCCATTATATACCACTTTCTTCAAAAGAAATTATAAAAATATTAAATTTAGCAATTTAA